A part of Sulfurimonas aquatica genomic DNA contains:
- a CDS encoding Fic family protein, producing the protein MGITFNNQILPNSCQLIGYSWLINHFNLELPLRQLCCISQKRLAGQSIHKGQWLIYDAQLMVEDIAYSHLEFALKHEYIDLLILKRIFQQYPLQEISQSIDINPKRILSKKIWFLYEFLLNKRLPLKDLPVGKYDDLLDVKKYIISEKIIKSKRHKINNNLIGTAKLCPIIRKTEKLRHYLDSNLNKKISNVLGSVSNSLIKRAASFLLLSDSKASFEIEGERPAKNRIESWGKIINEAGKTILSINEIQRLHSILLGNSRFIKIGLREEEVFLGDRDRDNYPIPEFIGANSKDILELMNDWIELEQKLLEDEIDPILHATIIAFIFVYVHPLEDGNGRIHRYLIHHVLANRNFYPKGMIFPISTVILDNIKRYRDILVQHTSPLMKMINWEATENGNVKILNNTEDLYRYFDATSSCEFIFACVEKTIKETLPNELKYLNSFDKAYIEINEIIEMPENKLKSLITYILQNEHKLSKNKKEKYFDELTAHEIKTIEDIVVNNFL; encoded by the coding sequence ATGGGTATTACATTTAATAATCAAATATTACCTAATTCATGCCAACTTATCGGGTATTCATGGTTGATAAATCATTTTAATTTAGAGTTACCTTTAAGACAATTATGCTGCATTAGCCAAAAAAGATTAGCAGGACAGTCTATTCATAAGGGTCAGTGGCTTATATATGATGCGCAGTTAATGGTTGAAGATATAGCTTACTCTCATTTAGAATTTGCATTAAAACATGAATACATTGATTTACTTATCTTAAAAAGAATATTCCAACAATATCCCTTACAAGAAATATCACAAAGCATCGACATAAATCCAAAACGTATTTTAAGTAAAAAAATATGGTTTTTGTATGAATTTTTGTTAAATAAAAGACTCCCTCTCAAGGATCTTCCTGTTGGCAAGTATGATGATCTTCTCGACGTAAAAAAATATATTATTAGCGAAAAAATCATTAAATCTAAAAGGCATAAGATAAACAACAACTTGATTGGAACTGCTAAATTATGTCCAATTATTAGAAAAACAGAGAAGTTACGACACTACCTAGATTCGAATTTAAATAAAAAAATATCGAATGTTTTAGGATCTGTTAGCAATTCACTTATCAAAAGAGCGGCTAGTTTTTTATTATTGTCAGATTCCAAAGCATCGTTTGAGATAGAAGGGGAGCGACCAGCTAAAAATAGAATTGAAAGCTGGGGTAAAATTATTAATGAAGCTGGCAAAACAATTTTGAGTATAAATGAGATACAACGGCTTCATTCGATTCTTTTAGGAAATTCGAGATTTATTAAAATAGGCCTAAGAGAAGAAGAGGTCTTTTTAGGTGATAGAGATCGAGATAATTACCCCATCCCTGAATTTATTGGTGCGAATAGTAAAGATATTTTAGAATTAATGAACGACTGGATAGAACTAGAGCAAAAATTGCTTGAAGATGAAATTGATCCAATTCTACATGCGACTATTATCGCTTTTATATTTGTATATGTACATCCACTTGAAGATGGAAATGGAAGGATACATAGGTATTTAATACATCATGTTTTAGCAAATAGAAATTTTTATCCCAAAGGGATGATTTTTCCAATCTCAACTGTCATTTTAGATAATATTAAAAGGTATCGTGACATATTAGTTCAACATACTAGCCCACTAATGAAGATGATAAATTGGGAGGCTACAGAGAATGGAAACGTTAAAATATTAAACAATACAGAGGATTTATATAGATACTTTGATGCAACTTCAAGTTGTGAATTCATTTTTGCATGCGTTGAAAAAACTATCAAAGAGACTCTACCAAATGAATTAAAATATCTAAATTCATTTGACAAAGCATACATAGAAATTAATGAAATTATCGAGATGCCGGAGAATAAATTGAAAAGTTTAATAACATATATTTTGCAAAATGAACACAAGCTTTCTAAAAACAAAAAAGAGAAATACTTTGATGAATTGACTGCTCATGAGATAAAAACAATAGAAGATATTGTTGTGAATAATTTCTTATAG